The Bdellovibrio bacteriovorus W nucleotide sequence CATCCTTCTTATGCGATGTAAAGCGAGACCCTAGATTATTAGCCCACACTCTAAAGCGATCCACGTATGTGAACACCGCAGGAACTACGATTAAGGTTAGGATCGTTGATGAAATCATCCCACCAATAATCGCCACACCCATCGCAGTTCTCGTTTTAGAAGCTTCGTTCATACCGATTGCAACAGGGATTGTACCTGCGATCAGAGCAAACGAAGTCATTAGAATCGGACGAAGTCTTGTTTTACCCGCAGCAAGAAGAGCGTCAGCACGACTCATTCCTGTAGCCATCATCTGATTCGTATAGTCGACCAGAAGAATACCGTTCTTACCTGCGACCCCGATCAACATGAAGAAGCCAAAGATGGCAAACAACGTGATCGTTTCGTTCGTAATATAAAGAGCCAAGAACGCTCCACACAATGCTAGGGGCAAGGCCACCATGATTGTAATCGGCGTGATAAATGACTCGTACAAACTCGCAAGGATCAGGTAAATAAACAGGATCGCAAATCCAAGGGCCAGCATCGTTGAAGTAACTAGCTCCTGCATATTCTCAGCATCCCCACCAAACGTGTATCTTACGTTTGAAGAAAGAGCTGTGTCTCCAGTTGATAGCAACTTCGCAGTATCCCCTAAGACCGTGCTTAAACCAGCTCCTGGTGCTAGACCCGCTGTGATTTGGATATAACGACCTCTATCTTGACGTTCGATACTTGCAGGACCTGATTGCAAATCACCATTGGCAACGTCTGACAGACGTACTAGCTTTCTGTTCACGTTTGGAATCACCACAGAGTTAAAGCTTTCTTGAAGATTTCTCTGTTCTGGCATCAAACGAACACGAACATCGTACTCACGTCCTCTTTCTCTGAACTTAGCTGGCGTAAAACCTTCTACCTGAGCACGTAACTCTTCACCCATTGTACGAGTATTTACACCGTACTGTTTTGCCGCTCCTGGCTTTAAGACCACCTGCAACTCAGGTTTACCCGCTCTGTAGTTTGTATCAACGTCCACCAGTCTTGGATCTGCTTTGAGTTTTTCAAGAATCGCCATCGCTGATGTTTCTAACTCTTTAGGATCCGCAGAAATAATATTCAGGATAAATGGCTGTTGCCCCATTCCTCCAGAAGCGTCGTATTTCTTAACTACTGGGTTGGCAACGTCAGCAAAACCAGCAAGTTGTCCACGGACTTTATCTCTGAACTCTTCTGTCGTGTAACCATTGCGTTCTTTCACTGGTTTCATCTGCACGTAGAAGTTAGCTTTATTCGCTTCACCGTATTGGCTTCCTACGATCATAGCTGTAAAGTTGACTTCTGGATTGTCTCTAAGAACTTTATCCACTTCAGAAGCTACTTTATTCATACCATCTAAACTCGTACCCGGAACCATCTCTAGGGTGACTGAGAATTCCCCACTATCATCATCTGTAATGAAAGCCCCTGGAACTTTAGTTACCGTGTAAACACTGGCTACGAAAACTAAACCTGTAATACCAATCGTCATCAATGGATGGCGTAGAGTCACTTTAAGAAGTGATACGTAAATCTTTTCTAAATAACTTTGGAATCTATCAAAACCTTTTAATAGACGACCTAAAGTTCTGTCATAAAGAACATTCGATGCTTTCTTAGCCCCTTCCCCATGACCGTCGCCACCGAAGTAAGCTGTCAACATTGGGATAATAGTCATGGCAACGAACCAAGAAATGGCCATTGAGTAAACAACTGTCATACCGAATTGCTTCAAGAATTGACCAATCGTACCTGACATCGCACCTACTGGTACGAATACCGCGATCACCACAAGAGTGATGGCAATAACCGCCAATTGAATCTCAGTGGCTCCACGCTCAGCCGCTGTTAGTGACTCTTCACCGTACTCTTCCATACGACGATAAATATTTTCAATAACCACGATCGCGTCGTCGATTAGAAGACCGACCGCAAGAATCAACGCTAACATCGAAACGACGTTAATCGAGAAACCTGCAAGCTTCATAATCATGAACGCACCGATCAATGAAATCGGAAGCGAAAGAGCTGTAATGAATGTTGAGCGCGCACTGCCTAAAAAGAAGAAAACTGTTAAAACCGTTAAGATAATACCAATGATGATCGTTTCTTGAACGTCAAAAATATTGTTCTTAATTTTAATCGAAGCGTCGTTCACCAGACGAACCTTCGGGGCCCCAGGCATCTTATCAAGCTCTGGCTGTAACTTTTCCATCTGACGAACAACTTCATCAGCAACTTTTACCGTATTCGAACCCGATTGACGGAAAACTTGTAAGAACAAAGCCTTATCGCCATTTACGAAGGCGCGCGACTTTTCATCCTCAAGAGTATCAACAA carries:
- a CDS encoding efflux transporter (COG0841 Cation/multidrug efflux pump): MTCVTIAILVVGWASFKSMSVDLFPDVSVPVVTVQTVYAGAGPSEIETLVTRPVEEEVSTISGIKRLTSKSLEGVSQVIVEFNSEVDVKEAEQQVRDKVNIAKAKLPTEVEDSIIKKFDPSDTPILMLSLTANDLGDAALFDIADQFIKPRLEQVSNVGAIEIFGGREREIHVLLDRNKLRAREISVSQVAGQVGASGENIPSGKVDQGGKELVFRGLGEFKTVDEISDTLVNLYGNEVPTRISDLGKVVDTLEDEKSRAFVNGDKALFLQVFRQSGSNTVKVADEVVRQMEKLQPELDKMPGAPKVRLVNDASIKIKNNIFDVQETIIIGIILTVLTVFFFLGSARSTFITALSLPISLIGAFMIMKLAGFSINVVSMLALILAVGLLIDDAIVVIENIYRRMEEYGEESLTAAERGATEIQLAVIAITLVVIAVFVPVGAMSGTIGQFLKQFGMTVVYSMAISWFVAMTIIPMLTAYFGGDGHGEGAKKASNVLYDRTLGRLLKGFDRFQSYLEKIYVSLLKVTLRHPLMTIGITGLVFVASVYTVTKVPGAFITDDDSGEFSVTLEMVPGTSLDGMNKVASEVDKVLRDNPEVNFTAMIVGSQYGEANKANFYVQMKPVKERNGYTTEEFRDKVRGQLAGFADVANPVVKKYDASGGMGQQPFILNIISADPKELETSAMAILEKLKADPRLVDVDTNYRAGKPELQVVLKPGAAKQYGVNTRTMGEELRAQVEGFTPAKFRERGREYDVRVRLMPEQRNLQESFNSVVIPNVNRKLVRLSDVANGDLQSGPASIERQDRGRYIQITAGLAPGAGLSTVLGDTAKLLSTGDTALSSNVRYTFGGDAENMQELVTSTMLALGFAILFIYLILASLYESFITPITIMVALPLALCGAFLALYITNETITLFAIFGFFMLIGVAGKNGILLVDYTNQMMATGMSRADALLAAGKTRLRPILMTSFALIAGTIPVAIGMNEASKTRTAMGVAIIGGMISSTILTLIVVPAVFTYVDRFRVWANNLGSRFTSHKKDEAPQAKHSEVAVNTENDSEDDGLSTLNPLGSK